The following are encoded together in the Jaculus jaculus isolate mJacJac1 chromosome 3, mJacJac1.mat.Y.cur, whole genome shotgun sequence genome:
- the Rrp8 gene encoding ribosomal RNA-processing protein 8 isoform X2 produces the protein MIVPLGKEAVLSELEPGGTKGRKRRQLLATLQALEAASLSQQPPSLLGSDSEEEEGRKKKRPPKASIASASDEVGKKRKKKCQKQGPSLSNSEDKEEVKRKRCHKQALPGAEEEGRKRKCQKCAPSNTTQPLGKADRTAHEAWKSNSTNGPPKPSPESTSSNPPHLLSRKQWRNRQKNKRRHKNKFRPPQTPEHVPAKASTEETEVPPAPKPDSQETRAEALRARMTQRLDGARFRYLNEQLYSGPSSAAQRLFQEDPEAFLLYHRGFQSQVKKWPLHPVDRIAKDLRQRPASLVVADFGCGDCRLASSVRNPMHCFDLVSLDPRVTVCDMAQVPLEDETVDVAVFCLSLMGTNIRDFLEEANRVLKPGGVLKVAEVSSRFEDVRTFLGAVTKLGFKVVSKDLSNSHFFLFDFEKTGPPRVGPKAQLSGLKLQPCLYKRR, from the exons GGCCGCAAGCGCCGTCAGCTCTTGGCCACCTTACAAGCCCTGGAAGCAGCATCTCTTTCCCAGCAACCGCCCAGCCTACTTGGCAGTGActctgaggaggaggaaggaaggaagaagaaaaggcccCCAAAGGCCTCAATTGCCAGTGCCTCTGATGAagtagggaaaaaaaggaaaaagaaatgccaaAAGCAGGGTCCATCTCTCAGTAACTCTGAGGATAAGGAAGAAGTGAAAAGGAAGAGATGCCATAAACAAGCTCTTCCTGGTGCtgaagaagagggaagaaagaggaaatgcCAGAAATGTGCCCCTTCAAACACAACCCAGCCCCTGGGCAAGGCTGACCGCACAG CTCATGAAGCCTGGAAGAGTAATTCTACAAATGGCCCACCCAAGCCAAGCCCGGAGTCCACTTCCTCTAACCCTCCACATCTCTTGAGCCGTAAACAGTGGCGGAACCGGCAAAAAAATAAACGGAGACACAAGAACAAATTCCGGCCACCTCAAACACCAGAACATGTTCCTGCTAAAGCTTCCACAGAGGAGACAGAGGTACCTCCTGCTCCAAAGCCAGATAGCCAAGAGACTAGAGCTGAGGCTCTTAGAGCACGCATGACTCAACGGCTAGATGGGGCCCGATTTCGTTACCTCAATGAGCAGCTGTACTCGGGGCCCAGCAGTGCTGCGCAGCGCCTCTTCCAGGAAGACCCTGAGGCTTTTCTCCTCTACCATCGTGGCTTTCAGAGTCAGGTGAAGAAGTGGCCACTGCATCCAGTAGACCGCATTGCCAAGGATCTCCGCCAGCG GCCTGCATCCTTGGTGGTGGCTGACTTCGGCTGCGGAGATTGCCGCCTGGCTTCAAGTGTGCGGAACCCCATGCACTGCTTTGACCTGGTCTCTCTGGACCCCAGAGTCACTGTATGTGACATGGCCCAG GTGCCTCTGGAGGATGAGACCGTGGATGTGGCTGTGTTTTGCCTTTCGCTGATGGGAACCAACATCAGGGACTTCCTAGAGGAGGCAAATCGTGTGCTGAAGCCAGG GGGTGTCCTGAAGGTGGCTGAAGTCAGCAGTCGCTTTGAGGATGTCCGAACCTTTCTGGGGGCTGTGACCAAGCTGGGCTTCAAGGTTGTCTCCAAG GACCTGAGCAATAGTCACTTCTTCTTGTTTGATTTTGAAAAGACTGGGCCACCTCGAGTAGGTCCCAAGGCTCAGCTTTCAGGCCTGAAGCTTCAGCCATGCCTCTACAAGCGCAGGTGA
- the Rrp8 gene encoding ribosomal RNA-processing protein 8 isoform X1: MFEEPEWAEAAPAAVGLRPVTVRPRPAAARQIKGRKRRQLLATLQALEAASLSQQPPSLLGSDSEEEEGRKKKRPPKASIASASDEVGKKRKKKCQKQGPSLSNSEDKEEVKRKRCHKQALPGAEEEGRKRKCQKCAPSNTTQPLGKADRTAHEAWKSNSTNGPPKPSPESTSSNPPHLLSRKQWRNRQKNKRRHKNKFRPPQTPEHVPAKASTEETEVPPAPKPDSQETRAEALRARMTQRLDGARFRYLNEQLYSGPSSAAQRLFQEDPEAFLLYHRGFQSQVKKWPLHPVDRIAKDLRQRPASLVVADFGCGDCRLASSVRNPMHCFDLVSLDPRVTVCDMAQVPLEDETVDVAVFCLSLMGTNIRDFLEEANRVLKPGGVLKVAEVSSRFEDVRTFLGAVTKLGFKVVSKDLSNSHFFLFDFEKTGPPRVGPKAQLSGLKLQPCLYKRR; this comes from the exons ATGTTCGAGGAGCCCGAGTGGGCCGAGGCGGCCCCAGCAGCCGTGGGCCTCCGGCCCGTGACTGTGCGGCCTCGGCCTGCGGCAGCCCGGCAAATCAAG GGCCGCAAGCGCCGTCAGCTCTTGGCCACCTTACAAGCCCTGGAAGCAGCATCTCTTTCCCAGCAACCGCCCAGCCTACTTGGCAGTGActctgaggaggaggaaggaaggaagaagaaaaggcccCCAAAGGCCTCAATTGCCAGTGCCTCTGATGAagtagggaaaaaaaggaaaaagaaatgccaaAAGCAGGGTCCATCTCTCAGTAACTCTGAGGATAAGGAAGAAGTGAAAAGGAAGAGATGCCATAAACAAGCTCTTCCTGGTGCtgaagaagagggaagaaagaggaaatgcCAGAAATGTGCCCCTTCAAACACAACCCAGCCCCTGGGCAAGGCTGACCGCACAG CTCATGAAGCCTGGAAGAGTAATTCTACAAATGGCCCACCCAAGCCAAGCCCGGAGTCCACTTCCTCTAACCCTCCACATCTCTTGAGCCGTAAACAGTGGCGGAACCGGCAAAAAAATAAACGGAGACACAAGAACAAATTCCGGCCACCTCAAACACCAGAACATGTTCCTGCTAAAGCTTCCACAGAGGAGACAGAGGTACCTCCTGCTCCAAAGCCAGATAGCCAAGAGACTAGAGCTGAGGCTCTTAGAGCACGCATGACTCAACGGCTAGATGGGGCCCGATTTCGTTACCTCAATGAGCAGCTGTACTCGGGGCCCAGCAGTGCTGCGCAGCGCCTCTTCCAGGAAGACCCTGAGGCTTTTCTCCTCTACCATCGTGGCTTTCAGAGTCAGGTGAAGAAGTGGCCACTGCATCCAGTAGACCGCATTGCCAAGGATCTCCGCCAGCG GCCTGCATCCTTGGTGGTGGCTGACTTCGGCTGCGGAGATTGCCGCCTGGCTTCAAGTGTGCGGAACCCCATGCACTGCTTTGACCTGGTCTCTCTGGACCCCAGAGTCACTGTATGTGACATGGCCCAG GTGCCTCTGGAGGATGAGACCGTGGATGTGGCTGTGTTTTGCCTTTCGCTGATGGGAACCAACATCAGGGACTTCCTAGAGGAGGCAAATCGTGTGCTGAAGCCAGG GGGTGTCCTGAAGGTGGCTGAAGTCAGCAGTCGCTTTGAGGATGTCCGAACCTTTCTGGGGGCTGTGACCAAGCTGGGCTTCAAGGTTGTCTCCAAG GACCTGAGCAATAGTCACTTCTTCTTGTTTGATTTTGAAAAGACTGGGCCACCTCGAGTAGGTCCCAAGGCTCAGCTTTCAGGCCTGAAGCTTCAGCCATGCCTCTACAAGCGCAGGTGA